Proteins co-encoded in one Rhopalosiphum maidis isolate BTI-1 chromosome 2, ASM367621v3, whole genome shotgun sequence genomic window:
- the LOC113553447 gene encoding adenine phosphoribosyltransferase-like has protein sequence MSNTTIEEDALVLKSYIKSYPDFPLPGILFRDIFNVFQNIDGLKLLSNILKKYAIEIGGKVDCVAMLEARGFLLGTLMALYLNVPCVPVRKKGKLPGKVAQIEYSLEYAKDVLEVQLDVLKEGKRVLVIDDLLATGGTLDAAVQLLRKTGAEVVQAVVIMELCDLEARKKFDIPIKSFIKY, from the exons ATGTCTAATACTACCATTGAAGAAGATGCTCTTGTATTAAAGAGTTACATCAAGTCATATCCAGACTTCCCTTTGCCTGGAATATTGTTTAG aGATATATTCAATGTCTTCCAAAATATTGATGGATTAAAGttgttaagtaatattttgaaaaaatatgcgATTGAAATTGGTGGTAAAGTTGATTGTGTTGCCATGTTGGAAGCTCGAGGTTTTTTGTTGGGCACTTTAAtggcattatatttaaatgttcccTGTGTTCCAGTTAGGAAGAAGGGAAAGTTACCAGGAAAAGTAGCTCAAATAGAGTATAGTTTGGAGTATgctaaa GATGTATTGGAAGTTCAATTAGATGTTTTAAAAGAAGGAAAAAGAGTTCTGGTCATTGATGATTTGTTAGCAACTGGag gtacTCTTGATGCTGCTGTTCAACTTTTGAGGAAAACTGGGGCAGAAGTAGTTCAAGCAGTGGTTATTATGGAATTATGTGATTTAGAAGCTCGCAAAAAATTTGACATtccaattaaatcatttattaaatactaa